The region CGGATGTCACTTGTTATTGTTTGTGCGGCTGACTTTCGGTGAGTGCGTAGCTGCATTGTTTACAAGTTTAACTGAGTCCGTTAAAGCAGCCAACTACAACACAAAACGTGTGAATGGGCTTTGAATATCGAGTGTAATTTTtacgctgaaaatttttagattttagCTTTACAAAGTTTGCTGAACAGGTTATTAACAGATTAAAATTACTCTCGGGTGGACTTCTGACTAGTCGCGAGCGTTTTGTGACAAGAAAACGCCCCGATAATTTTCCGTTGTGGTTTTCTTTCGTGCGAGTTGCGTCTCGGATTTCGGTTCGCGGATTGCGTCTCACGTGGACACACggttgtaaaatgaaaatgttattGTTTCGTTGATTTTGGTGTTGTTTCTTACCTGAAAAAGAACATTTCTTCCTGAGGATCGACTGATAGAGGGATCCTCCATTTCGTAATCCTTTATTaccattgaaaaaaagttaaggCATCGTGACTTTACtaatcgtttcaaaattttgggTGAATCTATCCAAATCGTCAACTATTATTGATTCCTCACACAGTACCATTCATAAATTCGGGAtcactttttaaattttcggtCGGGACAAAAAAGGCGCAAAGAAATGGCTTAGCGGGAGAAAAAATCAGCTTCATTAatgtttttctgaaaaattcgcTACTACCTTTGTACTCATTAGGCGATGTTAAACATGTTTTTTCGTGACTGACGCTTTCATAAAGTCGCATGtaaatttttggtaaatagcaataagaatttattcttgcaaGGATTTCAAAGCGGTGAGATTCAGCTTTAacatcttcttttttcttttttcaatgtttgcGAGTTTTTTCCGCAAAGTTATGCAACCCTTTGTCAGTAGTTCAGTTTCGGAACATCCATGGTAATTCGAGAAATATGgggtttaaaattaaaatgtcaagggtgaaaatagttgaattagtttattttgaacgggtcagaattgttttacaattttttttcaacatttctttTATGACAATTCCTGGTCGAAATTCGATACGCTATCTTATCAATTCTACTACTCACTGAGCTACtctacaaataataaaaagtacaCAAGTTTTGATCatcatattttattgattAATAAGCAATAACAAGCAATAGACAACTTAccgaaaattcgtgaaaattaatttgtaaCTTTCAAATATCACAGCGTATTTCAACATAGATTTTTCGGTACTACGAACGTTGTTGAGGAAGtagtaacaaaattttgccACCCCAGCTCTTTTGCGTGAGCTAtttttgagtgaaaaagtGCAAGAATCTCGGGGAAGAGTTAGATCTAAAAAATGGCCCTTTTCTGAACCGCCCTATTATATCTTATAAGTGGAGAACTGTTATTTGTGTGTTTGATACTATGAAAAGAAGTATTGTAATCAATTTCATCCTTGCGGGTGTGTGTTTTTTAACTATTATTTTGCGCATACTTATGTGAGTGGAAGACATTTTCTAAGTTTCTTATGTTTCGATTAAAACGTACGATAAGTTTCGCGGATTCGGctatacatttttattgttaattttttgctTTGATTGTAATCCTCCTGTAATCCGTCGTCGTGGGGGTGCGTTGGAAAACGTTCATATTACTGTTATATGTTACAGAgataactaaaaaaaaaacatattaaaCTTGCCGAAATTATCCGGAAATTTTTGACGCTACCTCCCGGACTAATCGAATGATCCAGTGAGCAAGTGATCGAGTGATCGAGTAGGGTGGCCACAGACCGAGATAACCGGGAACAGTCAGGAAATGTCATCTATCGGGAGAAGTCAGGGAATTATGATGGACCATAGGGAAAGACGTACTTTCTTTATAAATCTTTTGCAACCCTCAACTATGCTTCGTAAATTCAGTTAAGCTAACTTTCGGAAATAGAAtcgttcaatttctaattattcgtTTGAAACAAAGCAATACTATGTGTTTGTAGATCCAAATTTATGTATTGAAGATGTATCTGTGTATACACAGCTTCTGGAGCTTTTGGTCGTAAAAGCCGACCAACATTATCTAATTTTCGTGGGAATAACGTCAGGGAGTTCTGAATTTGTTTatgggaaaagtcagggaattatATTTGAGCAAAATGTCGCCGCTCTGATAATGCGAATCGATTGATCGCGGCTTTAGCTTAGCGATTTCGTAAACGGTATACGAAAAAGTAAAGCACTCTCGATGTGTTAAGCCTTCAGgttttcgatcaattttttttaccgagtTTTCAACTGAGTTTTCAAGTTTAATTGACCGCGCCTTTTGCGCGTTGACTTGATACCTTTTGATTCTGAGAGAAAGCGTGGCATTTGCACGCCGACGGTCAATTCACGGGGATAAAAATTGCAGAGTGTACAGTGATAGTAGAGAATCTTGTCGTGAGTATTTATAAAACATACCTGAAGTgtacaaaagtatttttttggtgattttattttctttttttttcaaggtaatgaactaattttttttacaagcaTACCGTTTTTTACAAGTCCTTAATCgaacaaaatatttatgcTAATAATTCcagatttttattaaaaacatgtcgactttttcttcaatcataGAAATGCTAGAGTAGAAGACTGTTTTCACAAATGTTGATATTGGGCTCGACATAGTTTTTGTCGATGCACGCACTTTTTTCATTGTGCTAATCGTAACttcgtctgtttcagctaataaaactttttgtctgtttcagctaatcaaatctTTTGTATTCccgatgaaacttttttcaccaacATCTGAAGCGATTTCTGCTATGATTTCCGAAATTGTCAATAAAGCCTTCGTAAATCCTGTTAAAATCGAATTGAAAGGTGTAAAACGTCTGATTGGAGAAATATCTCACCCCAGGTGACTTGGTAGTGTGTCTTTTTTGAGGTGAAATGTTTCCTCGATCAGCAATATTTCATGGCACTTCCCAATCGACTTTTGCAGGACTTATCAAGGatctgtttaaaattatgagGATTCTAGCACAAATTGATTTCGATGTTGGTAGCAAAAGTTACGTCGGAATTACTTCAGTTGGTATTTCCGATGCATTCCAAGTGTTTCCGACGTAACTTCCATTACCAACATTAGTTTAAGTGTTTTAAGTATTATTGTGTAAGAATGATGTGATTGTTTTATTTCTCgcggtatgtatgtacaatgttGACCAATGAAACTTTGCAGTCAATTTTCTTCCAAATCATTCCTGCTGCAATACATCATTTGTCAATATATTTGTGATTTATTTCGTTACTTCCAATCTTAGAGGATATAGACATGGAGGGAGCCTGGTACACCCTTCTGTGTAAGTGGAAAATGGTAACGAGAAGGAAGTAGTACTACATTCTTTTTCTGTCTTGCAGGCTTAGAATGCTTTTAAGCTTGCAGGCAGCACTCACGCTCGTACCACAAAACCCCGGTGCCTGGCTCTAAGGCTTTGTTAGTTTGACGTGTCCGTAGTCACATACCGGAAGCATACAGGCATTGAAGTGTTACTATTGTTGTACAAAGATACCTATtaagtttcatttatttactaaAATCATGTCGCTGAAACGTTGCGTTTCTATCGGACTTTTCGGGGCAAATGCCCGTTCCAGATTTATAAGTTATATTgtttcgtttgaaaatatgCTAAACATTGATATTATTGACTGTTTATTTCAATAACTTGACCAATAGGCACtagtgtataatatgtattcaTATCATTCGGATTATATCACGGCACTCAATTACGATATGTTCGCACCTACCGTAGAAGAAGACCTCATGTATTATTACGACGTTCCTCTCTCTTATTGGCTCGGGGGCACTTTTTCAGCGTGCTGCTTCCTTCCTCTATGTCTATCGGCTCTAAGCTTCTAATTAACAATCCTAGAGTTTTTAATTCTTACGATAAAAACGTTTATGATGACCGCTAACTCAACGCTGTAGTTTTGAGTTTTTGGCGCGCGGCATTCCACGAGCGTTTCCCTTGTCGTCGACGGCGTGGCGCTGCAGCATCAATTTGACGCCCGTGAAAATTCAGCCTCAGCCTGCAACTTGGATTGAAAGATGTCATAATTTAGTTTGTATGTAATGACATCAAATATGATGGATTATGAATTTAAAGTAAAAACCCAGAAAGATCGTACGAAAGTTGAAGATTTGTTCGAATTTGAAGGCTGCAAGGTTGGAAGGGGAACGTACGGTCATGTATATAAGGCGAGGAGAAAAGAAGGGTTAGTTTATTGTAACTTATCTAACCTTCAATACTCAAGTGATACATTCCACGATCGAATATTTACAATACAAGTTGTATGAACCGTTGAGCAATATAAATAGACAAAGTCCGAATAGTCAAAATTAAGTTTTGTATAGTTTTTACGTTTTCTGTTACTTCATACGTCTTTAATTTTGACCAATATTATAGTATTTCTGGTTGCCAATTCAACATTCTTGTATCATTCCACATTTAAAATCTTATTAaacacagatttttttactaCAGAGTTCCTGACAGCGAGTTAAAATCACGTCCTGATACTAAAGATTTTGGTCTCAAACAAATCGAAGGGACTGGGCTTTCTATGTCAGCATGTCGCGAGATAGCAGTGAGTAGAGCAACTATACATAATGACATTTTGATTTAAACGTTTCTAACTTTTGCATAACACTTGGGAAATGACTGGCGATTTTAAGCTATCTACAAATTGTCATGAGCTATAAGCAAGGAAATACAGAAATAGGTCCTTCGCTGATTGATGTTGAGATCTGTCGCTAAAGAGACCAAGTGGCATCTCTTTCACTACAGTTGCTAAAAGTGACTTGGGTCacatgttttttctttgtgaAATGTCACTGAAAGTTGTTTCTGATACAATACCACCATGTATCAGTTTTCGATGGTTCCAAAGTCTTCAAAAGTTAAGAGTATTGAAAAACCTCAAACTTTCTGGATTGCAAAAGTCAGACAATTGTCGGAATGTATTGTGGAATATACATCAAAACTCTGTAATGATCCAGTCACTCATAACACTTGGTCTTCACTAAAGTCAGCCTTTCACTGAGGGTGAAGTTTCCTTTAATTTCTCCAAGAGGATAGGCAGTATCAGTAACcaataatatttgatgaagaCTAATCCCTAAAACTTGATGAAAAACTTGCtgaataagttttttttagttttttttgcTATAATTTCCACAGAGATGATAGATTCAGTGAATTGAGACATTTCAAAGTTaggtatttaaaattaattagaGGATCCTAAGATGCGGAAATAAAATGTCAATAGAaactataatataaaattttttcctcaattttgaTATTCCTAATGGTAACTAAAAAATGCTAAAGTGACCAGAGAAAGTATTATTgctttagaaaaaaatgattttttttttttttttttgaaatatctgaAATCTATATTGTCCTACATTTCTTTAAAATACACATATCAGCTTTGAACCCTCTGAAGTCCTTTGATTGGGCCTTTTTAGGGGAAGTcagaaaatttgcaaaaatttagtCCAATGTACTTTATTTCCAAGCctgtgcaaaaatttttggtgaaagATTTTCACTTGAGATTTTAAAGCATTTagtaaatgtaaatattgaaatttttcaaatcgtggATATTCTTCATGTAGAGTGCTGAAAATTAGATCccattattgtgtaaaaaaagtgGTGCTGTTACCATTGATTAACCATTAACTTCCCTTAGAAGAAATGGTGGAATTTAGCAAATTTCCCATGAAGTATTTATCTGCACAAGATTACTGATTTAAATACATGTACTCATCTATGTCAATGCCATATGTATAAGtaattacatatatatcaCTATTACACATTATCTGCCTCTGAAAACCGTAATCATGGTTCTACGTTATAACCTGTACATTGATAGGAAGCTCTTAAAGTAAAGTAAGCGGTTTTACGCTACCGACAGCAGAACCTTTACTGTGggcttcatttttttatgaacatGTGTCGTCTACTCCATGATTTGTCATTACAAAGAAAACTCATTGAAAATACAGAATTTTAGACCTAGAAATTTGTCAATTCTAGCGGATCTTGATTAAAATATTTGTGCGACTATGTCAGTTTCACAGATGTTTACCAAGTTTATTTGGTAACTCGTATAGTCACTATTTGAACTCAGATTAGTTTTTTTGATTGAATAGTTATTTTAAACTATAAATTAGTTAAAGGCTGGAGTTGACTCAGAAGTAGACATGATTATTACTAGAATCGTTCAATTCTGCAGAAAAAGTGAATCGTCAACCCGTcgaaaattttgcattttttgtcACTGGATACCTTGTGTAACCTATATCCAAAACACTCAGATTGAAATATAATCTGTACACAAGATTTTTGGATAATAAcgacatgttttttttccctcaaatCTTATAGCTCCTTAGAGAATTGAAACATACAAACGTCATAACATTGATACGTGTCTTTCTATCACACAATGATCGGAAGGTTTGGCTGCTTTTTGATTTTGCAGAGCATGATCTATGGGTATGTCAATATTCAATACAGTTTTATAATCTAAAATGCATTATcagaatatttatattttacaatcatAATTTAATTTTGGGTTTTTAGCCATGAAATGAATTAAGTTTCACAAATCTTCTTTTATATTACCGTTCCTTAGTACAGTCATACTTGACATGTACTAATACTTATTCGTAATATTTTAGTATTCATTTCTGATCTGGTTCTGAATGGTCACGATATTATCATGATCATTTGTTGTGTTATTTCTGTGTTCCTTTTCCAATTTATACTTATATCACGTCATCCAATATTGTAATATAAAACCAAGGatatagaaagaaaattattactttATAATACTAGCGGTCTTTCCTCAGAGAATTCCATGCATTCATATACTTTTTGGCACTGTATGCTGGGAGTAAGGTATTTACAGATTGGCCagaagtttcattttttaaatttaagcATACTTTTTTGTCTGAGACGTAACATAGAATATTAAGAAAAAGACTCCCAGTTACAGCCTCTGAAAATAGTTTGTACACTTCATAGATTTCACTTATTGTTGAACAAAGTAAaacatcattttgaaaaatagtatCAGAAAAGGTTCTTCAGAAACAACCtctaatgaatattattaatttcagcATATCATAAAATTTCATAGAGCAGCCAAAGCGAATAAAAAACCTGTTATGGTACCGAAGGGTATGGTAAAGTCGCTTTTATATCAGATATTAGAtggaattcattatttacatTCAAACTGGGTTCTTCACAGAGATCTAGTAAGTTTGAATTCGAATATGTAGAACAGTGATGTATATAGAAGTTGGCTATTAAAAACAATCCTAATTATCTGTTAAAATAGCCaagcaatttttcaatcgattgtGTGTATAACTAAGTATATCTTCAGAAACCTGCCAATATACTAGTGATGGGAGAAGGTGTGGAAAGAGGGCGAGTAAAGATAGCTGACATGGGATTCGCACGTTTGTTCAATGCTCCCCTTAAACCCTTAGCAGATTTGGATCCTGTGGTCGTTACGTTTTGGTACAGAGCTCCGGAGCTGCTACTGGGTGCAAGGCATTATACAAAAGCAATTGGTATATACCCATACTTACCTGTACAACGGTATTCACAATCTCAtaagaattttaattttatttattttttaaacatcctTAGATATCTGGGCAATTGGATGTATATTTGCGGAATTACTGACATCAGAGCCCATATTTCACTGCAGACAAGAAGATATCAAGACAAGTAATCCATATCATCACGATCAGCTCGATAGGTAAGCTTTTGAAGTATATTGTAGAAGCTGACATTGTACTTTCGGAAACTTTAAGCCTTTCACTGTGACTAAGAAACTGCGTCATAATGTAAGTGAGTCTGTCGTGAAAGCGCATAAATATACTAGGAACATACTGTAAAATAATGGCAGATagcaaatgaaaagaattCTCAAATTGATCCTATTGTCTCCACACAGTAACGGCGTTGgttaaattgttaatttttctgtttattcACCAGAATATTCAATGTAATGGGATTTCCATTGGAAAAAGATTGGGAAGATATAAAAAGAATGCCAGAGCATCCTACACTCCTCAAAGACTTCAAGCGATCAAAGTAAGCAAAGTTTGATTCACTGATATTTTTTGTCATACAATCAATTTTGTCAATCGTCTGTATTTTCTACATTTACAAGCTGGTCGTTCAAAAGTTGAATGATCTGAATTCAGTATTTTAATATCTCGCATTTATTCATTGCAATACTTACTTCATATTGACTTGATTTATCTTTACAGTTATGCCAATTGTTCCTTAACTAAATACATGGATCGCCATAAGATCAAACCGGACAGCAAGGCTTTCAATTTGGTAAAACTTTTAGCTGCTAATAATTAGTTGTACCATTAAGTCTGATTATCTTTGTGAATTTACAATCGAAATGCATACTGAGAGTATTCATTTCATAGAAGTTACATACTTCAAAGATTAGACAAACTTTGCTAGTTGCTTGTCTTGTACCTCTACATGATAACTAAGGATTTCAATAGTGGCTACCAGTTATCCGTAAttctttctttgaatttaGCTGCAGAAACTACTGATGATGGATCCTAACAAAAGGATAACGTCAGAACATTCCATGCAGGATGCCTATTTTCAGGAAGAACCTTTGCCGACGCAAGAGTAAGTCGACACCCTAAATTCTGCTGTTTGTCTTTTGAAACTCGTGGTTTTTGATTCGGTATTTTCAGTAGATTCACGAactgttttatattttcagtatttttgcTGGCTGCCCCATCCCGTATCCAAAAAGAGAGTTTTTGACTGATGATGAtactgaagaaaaaagtgaaaacaaaGCAAGACAAAATCAGCAGCAAACAGTAAGTAtactttttttaatctttgCAATACCATtgtttgattttgattttgttatgTTTAACTCTTCAATGCTGGCATCCATccttgtattttattttctgttctcTCTGCTTTCCTTTACctatattcttttttctttactttatcCTGAGAGAATTGAATTTAACATTATATTTGTTTTCTCGTTCCGGTTGTTAAGTTAAGTTAGTTTACAATGTTAATATTTTACTTCATTTACTATTTGACATTGAGATTGGCACATGATAAGTGCAGAGTCTGAACATCCTAGATTGAAATATGTCTATGGAACTCTATAATCGGAACTAAAATGCGTTCTGTATTACGTAGGACAAAGATAAATGCGAATAACACACAGTCTGACATTATTAgacacttttatttttacttctgTCGGTGTATAGACTAAAGTTCATAATATTACAAATAGATCACGGAGCAATAAAATCTACAAGAAAgttgtgaaaaagtttttaaaaacttgCAAACAATGCtgttcgaaataaaaatctccGTGTGAATCGAATCATAGTTGCGGAAGTTGACCTGACAAAGGTGAACTGTGGGCTCTGTGCCTTGCAGTTGCTTTGTAAAATTACAAAGCACGTGTACACAAATTGTTCCCGTTTATCATTAGACGTTCCAATGATAAGTGTGATTAGTTCTAACAATGA is a window of Neodiprion pinetum isolate iyNeoPine1 chromosome 4, iyNeoPine1.2, whole genome shotgun sequence DNA encoding:
- the Cdk8 gene encoding cyclin-dependent kinase 8 isoform X5; translation: MTSNMMDYEFKVKTQKDRTKVEDLFEFEGCKVGRGTYGHVYKARRKEGVPDSELKSRPDTKDFGLKQIEGTGLSMSACREIALLRELKHTNVITLIRVFLSHNDRKVWLLFDFAEHDLWHIIKFHRAAKANKKPVMVPKGMVKSLLYQILDGIHYLHSNWVLHRDLKPANILVMGEGVERGRVKIADMGFARLFNAPLKPLADLDPVVVTFWYRAPELLLGARHYTKAIDIWAIGCIFAELLTSEPIFHCRQEDIKTSNPYHHDQLDRIFNVMGFPLEKDWEDIKRMPEHPTLLKDFKRSNYANCSLTKYMDRHKIKPDSKAFNLLQKLLMMDPNKRITSEHSMQDAYFQEEPLPTQDIFAGCPIPYPKREFLTDDDTEEKSENKARQNQQQTVSAKC
- the Cdk8 gene encoding cyclin-dependent kinase 8 isoform X3 yields the protein MTSNMMDYEFKVKTQKDRTKVEDLFEFEGCKVGRGTYGHVYKARRKEGVPDSELKSRPDTKDFGLKQIEGTGLSMSACREIALLRELKHTNVITLIRVFLSHNDRKVWLLFDFAEHDLWKPANILVMGEGVERGRVKIADMGFARLFNAPLKPLADLDPVVVTFWYRAPELLLGARHYTKAIDIWAIGCIFAELLTSEPIFHCRQEDIKTSNPYHHDQLDRIFNVMGFPLEKDWEDIKRMPEHPTLLKDFKRSNYANCSLTKYMDRHKIKPDSKAFNLLQKLLMMDPNKRITSEHSMQDAYFQEEPLPTQDIFAGCPIPYPKREFLTDDDTEEKSENKARQNQQQTNQCVNATQGGTCQVYGNSACSVKKQSNSLSQGLVKTEKLSYKLYKISDSGESKWNVKGNLWFITMFGPSSYLQENELHGIINFSSDCSSLVLTATNSIMRTLDISESNDT
- the Cdk8 gene encoding cyclin-dependent kinase 8 isoform X1 — its product is MTSNMMDYEFKVKTQKDRTKVEDLFEFEGCKVGRGTYGHVYKARRKEGVPDSELKSRPDTKDFGLKQIEGTGLSMSACREIALLRELKHTNVITLIRVFLSHNDRKVWLLFDFAEHDLWHIIKFHRAAKANKKPVMVPKGMVKSLLYQILDGIHYLHSNWVLHRDLKPANILVMGEGVERGRVKIADMGFARLFNAPLKPLADLDPVVVTFWYRAPELLLGARHYTKAIDIWAIGCIFAELLTSEPIFHCRQEDIKTSNPYHHDQLDRIFNVMGFPLEKDWEDIKRMPEHPTLLKDFKRSNYANCSLTKYMDRHKIKPDSKAFNLLQKLLMMDPNKRITSEHSMQDAYFQEEPLPTQDIFAGCPIPYPKREFLTDDDTEEKSENKARQNQQQTNQCVNATQGGTCQVYGNSACSVKKQSNSLSQGLVKTEKLSYKLYKISDSGESKWNVKGNLWFITMFGPSSYLQENELHGIINFSSDCSSLVLTATNSIMRTLDISESNDT
- the Cdk8 gene encoding cyclin-dependent kinase 8 isoform X4, which codes for MTSNMMDYEFKVKTQKDRTKVEDLFEFEGCKVGRGTYGHVYKARRKEGVPDSELKSRPDTKDFGLKQIEGTGLSMSACREIALLRELKHTNVITLIRVFLSHNDRKVWLLFDFAEHDLWHIIKFHRAAKANKKPVMVPKGMVKSLLYQILDGIHYLHSNWVLHRDLKPANILVMGEGVERGRVKIADMGFARLFNAPLKPLADLDPVVVTFWYRAPELLLGARHYTKAIDIWAIGCIFAELLTSEPIFHCRQEDIKTSNPYHHDQLDRIFNVMGFPLEKDWEDIKRMPEHPTLLKDFKRSNYANCSLTKYMDRHKIKPDSKAFNLLQKLLMMDPNKRITSEHSMQDAYFQEEPLPTQDIFAGCPIPYPKREFLTDDDTEEKSENKARQNQQQTNQCVNATQGGTCQVYGNSACSVKKQSNSLSQGLVKTEKLSYKILENLNGM
- the Cdk8 gene encoding cyclin-dependent kinase 8 isoform X2, which codes for MTSNMMDYEFKVKTQKDRTKVEDLFEFEGCKVGRGTYGHVYKARRKEGVPDSELKSRPDTKDFGLKQIEGTGLSMSACREIALLRELKHTNVITLIRVFLSHNDRKVWLLFDFAEHDLWHIIKFHRAAKANKKPVMVPKGMVKSLLYQILDGIHYLHSNWVLHRDLKPANILVMGEGVERGRVKIADMGFARLFNAPLKPLADLDPVVVTFWYRAPELLLGARHYTKAIDIWAIGCIFAELLTSEPIFHCRQEDIKTSNPYHHDQLDRIFNVMGFPLEKDWEDIKRMPEHPTLLKDFKRSNYANCSLTKYMDRHKIKPDSKAFNLLQKLLMMDPNKRITSEHSMQDAYFQEEPLPTQDIFAGCPIPYPKREFLTDDDTEEKSENKARQNQQQTQQNQQLQGNNEHGHAQNSKRVRLNGPHGGSEFHQHQNHTMTHQQPTGMVYSTTQPTQQSNFHQRF